A single window of Luteipulveratus halotolerans DNA harbors:
- a CDS encoding maleate cis-trans isomerase family protein: MPRIGLLYPGHSAEDDFPALETRLAGSVDPPWDLPLVHTSVGEDAHRVDALLDLGSDARLAEGARTLVDAHAPDAVMWACTSGSFVFGWEGAHRQVRELAAVTGLPTSSTSLAFADACRAIGARRVSVVASYPEDVARAFVDFLAAAGIEVLALDSNDIITAAEVGTLGRDDVVRLVRGADVSASPDAVLVPDTAMHTLDWIDELESATGTPVLTANQVTVWKGLDLVGAVRPVAGLGRLFAEEGART; the protein is encoded by the coding sequence ATGCCACGTATCGGACTGCTCTACCCCGGCCACAGCGCCGAGGACGACTTCCCCGCGCTCGAGACGCGGCTGGCCGGTTCGGTCGACCCGCCGTGGGACCTGCCGCTCGTGCACACCTCCGTCGGGGAGGACGCACACCGCGTCGACGCCCTGCTCGACCTGGGCTCCGACGCGCGGCTGGCCGAGGGCGCTCGTACGCTCGTCGACGCCCACGCCCCGGACGCCGTCATGTGGGCCTGCACGTCGGGGTCGTTCGTGTTCGGGTGGGAGGGCGCACACCGCCAGGTGCGCGAGCTCGCAGCGGTCACCGGTCTGCCGACGTCGTCGACGTCGCTGGCGTTCGCCGACGCGTGCCGGGCGATCGGCGCTCGACGGGTGAGCGTCGTGGCGTCCTACCCCGAGGACGTGGCCCGCGCGTTCGTCGACTTCCTGGCCGCCGCCGGCATCGAGGTGCTCGCGTTGGACAGCAACGACATCATCACCGCCGCCGAGGTCGGCACCCTGGGCCGCGACGACGTCGTACGCCTCGTCCGCGGAGCCGACGTCAGTGCGTCACCGGACGCCGTGCTCGTACCCGACACCGCGATGCACACACTCGACTGGATCGACGAGCTCGAATCTGCCACGGGCACACCGGTGCTCACGGCCAACCAGGTGACGGTGTGGAAAGGTCTTGACCTGGTCGGCGCGGTGCGACCGGTCGCGGGACTGGGTCGGCTGTTCGCCGAAGAGGGAGCAAGAACATGA
- a CDS encoding GntR family transcriptional regulator, which translates to MTTQLRSTLEPVLQESTASMVADRVREAIATGDIPPGAQLGEADLARQLGVSRGPLREGLQRLTQEGLLLSYRNRGLFVIEMTAERVRDMYVARQAVERAAAEQVHQRGPVEAGTELLEVIARMEAAGSDDEAVADIDREFHERLVELSESPRLAAMNATLMTETRMCLNALKATYASHEARVEEHRAIAQSFVDRKPRLTDKLLVAHMRDALARLRAD; encoded by the coding sequence ATGACAACTCAGCTGCGCAGCACGCTCGAACCCGTGCTGCAGGAGTCGACCGCGAGCATGGTCGCCGACCGCGTCCGCGAGGCCATCGCCACCGGTGACATCCCGCCCGGGGCCCAGCTCGGCGAGGCCGACCTCGCCCGCCAGCTCGGCGTCAGCCGTGGTCCGCTGCGCGAGGGGCTGCAACGGCTCACGCAGGAGGGCCTGCTGCTGTCGTACCGCAACCGCGGCCTGTTCGTGATCGAGATGACCGCCGAGCGCGTGCGCGACATGTACGTCGCCCGCCAGGCTGTCGAGCGCGCCGCCGCCGAGCAGGTGCATCAGCGCGGACCGGTCGAAGCCGGCACCGAGCTGCTCGAGGTCATCGCCCGCATGGAGGCGGCCGGCTCCGACGACGAGGCCGTGGCGGACATCGACCGGGAGTTCCACGAACGCCTCGTCGAGCTGTCCGAGAGCCCGCGCCTGGCCGCGATGAACGCCACGCTCATGACCGAGACGCGCATGTGCCTCAACGCGCTCAAGGCGACGTACGCCAGTCACGAGGCGCGGGTCGAGGAGCACCGGGCGATCGCGCAGTCGTTCGTCGACCGCAAGCCGCGCCTCACCGACAAGCTGCTCGTGGCACACATGCGCGACGCCCTCGCCCGTCTGCGCGCCGACTGA